The sequence TAGTTTAATTTGTTGCTTTAACTCCCCATCTTTATAGGCAGCTAATGTATCGGAATCTTGTGGTACTCCATAATAGTTACTATTTTTATCACGATCATATTGTGGATCACGACTATAGATTTCTTTTGCATCCACATCATTTTCCTTTAAAGCCTTTTTTACTTCATTCATATATACTGGACGCGTACTTTCACGGAATGAATACATCACAAATCCTGTGCCATCTTCTTTCATAAATTTTTTCATTCCTAGTGGATGTAATTCTTCTAGTTCACCATTTCCTTTCACTTCACTTGAATTGTAGGAAGAGACAAACGCTGTGCCTATTCCAAGAGCCACAACGATTCCTGCCACCGCAGAAAGTAACCATTTTTTGTTTTTCATAACCATTCTCCTTTGTTCTTAATATTCAGACATAACAAGCGATTCTGAAACCTACCGAGAGTCATATTTTACCACAGGTTTAGCGATCATCTCTGTCTTTTCAAGTCTATGAAAGGAAATATATACCCGTTTCTGGCTGGAAGGGCAAACCCTATATTGGCATGCATAGTTTTCACTAAGCCCAATAATGCACAACGTTTTCGGCATGTACGAAGAACCTCGTGTATCTACTGTTTGAAGTGTTGTCGCTTCTTCGGATTTACCCTCACGCCATCACTCTTCACAGATCATGGATACACCGTCACTGTTTTATTGCTAGATCACCGATGAGTTTTAGGACGCACTCATCGAACCTTATCGTTATCGTATACCTTCACCCCCTTGTGATCCGTTTAGGGGAGGCACGCAATATGTAATTGTCAAGGTACCACTTCTCGTGCTCTCGGCACGTTTCAAAATCGCTTGTATGCTGCATCTAAGAACTAGCAGGTCTTTTGTAAAACTCCCTTCAATTCTTCATCTTTTTTTCTGCGCTTGGCGACGATGGTATGAGCCTGATCCATTACTGAGCGTACTTCATAATAAATATCAGCTACACGTTTGACATCGCCCGTTCCTTTTTCTACAGCTACCCCTCCTTTTAACGTATACAACTTTCCATCAAAGGTTTTGGCACTTTTCGCCCGTGCATCTGATATATCATAGAATGCTAGTCGCTTTTGTGCTTCCATGTTCATCGCCCCTTTAAGCTGTTAAGTATTTAAAAACTTAGTTCATATCCTTCTGACCTGTTAAGAAAATATCTTCTAATCTAAGATCCAATGCTTCTGCGATTTTCTTCATATTTTCAAAAGTTGGATATTGACGAGTCCCATTTTCGATTTGAGAAATAGTTGGTTGCGGGACTCCTGATAATTGAGCTAGATAGGTTTGGCTCCATTTCTTGGATAACCTCTTTTCTCGTATGGTATTTATTTCTAGCACCTCCTTGAACACATTATATTCTATTTTAAATAATTTGTAAACTGATTATAAATAATTTTTTTACGAATATTTTTAGGTTTTTATTATTTACGAATTTTTTCTGATAAGATAAATCTAAATACAAATATTTTATAAGGATGAAGTGCAATGGATATCAAGAAATATATGGGTATAAAAATCAAGGAATATCGAAAGGCAATGAAACTTACTACTATGGAATTAGGTTCTTTATCTGGAACTTCACAAAGTACCATCAGTGAAATAGAACGAGGTACTCGATCTATTCAAGTGGAATCCTTAGCCAAAATTTGTAACGCTCTTGGTGTCACGCTTAACGATGTTTTGCCTATAAGTGCTTCTCAAGAAAAAACAGATGCCTCTTATACTCCTGAAATAAGTCAACTTACAAATTTAATTAGCTCTTTGTCTTCTGACGAAGTTAGATTACTTACAGATATACTTTTAAAGGTTAATCGATTACCACAGTCCGACAGAGAATCCTTAAAATCTTTACTTAACTCGTTAATGAATAATAAGTTATAAATATATGTTAGAAGATTTTATCAGTTTAGGGGAGGGTCAAAAAAACACCCCTCCTCAAACGGTTATAATCGTGGTAAAATATGTAGTTTTCTCTATAAATTATAGTCCTTGAAAACATAACAAAAAAAACAAAATGTAATGAAAAAATTAGCTGCAAACTAACTCCTCACTGCATTTTGCTTTTTATAATTCGTAATTGTCTTTTTATTGTTTCGACAGATTTATATAATTTGTCAGCAATTTGTGATTTATTTAACCCCTGTTCCCTTAAGGTATAAACTTCACGTTCTGTTGGCGTTAATATCTTTATTTTTCTTTCCTTCCTTAACTCTCCAACTAATACATTTGTGACATCAGCATGGAGACTAACTTTCCCTCTGAATGCTTCTCTAATAGCATTAGGAATATCTCTATAAGACGTTTTTGTTATGTAATTAACAACACCTGTATCAAAGCATTCAAGTATAATATCCTTTTCATCCCAAGATGTTAGCATAATGATCTTCTTTAAACCTTTTTTGTATAAGTGCCTAGCAACTTCTAAACCATTTAGGTTTTCTTCATCACCCTCATCTTTTAGTAACGTTAAGTCCAATAAAACTACATCAATATTATTATAATCAACTTGTAAGGCTTCTTCTTTATTGTAAGCTTGTGTAACGACAGTAATATCGTTCTCTTTTTCTATATAATCACTTATACATTGCATCCAAACAGGATCATCTTCTACAATCATTAATTTTATTTTGTCCATAGGTTATTCTCTCCTATTAGTTTAGAGTTAAATTGTTCATTTACCCTAAATTCAATAATTCTCTTGGAAGGCAAAGTTAATGTAAAAGTTGTTCCTTTTTTGACCTTACTTTTTACTAAAATATCGCCACCATGTTTTTTGAGGACATTGTAACAGTAGGTTAAACCAAGTCCAAAATTTGTTTGATTATGTTTAGTTGAATAAAATGGATCTAATACGTGAGTAAGTTCATCTTTTTCAATTCCTTTACCCTCATCTATAAAGTCAAT comes from Priestia megaterium and encodes:
- a CDS encoding helix-turn-helix transcriptional regulator, with translation MLEINTIREKRLSKKWSQTYLAQLSGVPQPTISQIENGTRQYPTFENMKKIAEALDLRLEDIFLTGQKDMN
- a CDS encoding helix-turn-helix transcriptional regulator, producing the protein MDIKKYMGIKIKEYRKAMKLTTMELGSLSGTSQSTISEIERGTRSIQVESLAKICNALGVTLNDVLPISASQEKTDASYTPEISQLTNLISSLSSDEVRLLTDILLKVNRLPQSDRESLKSLLNSLMNNKL
- a CDS encoding response regulator, with protein sequence MDKIKLMIVEDDPVWMQCISDYIEKENDITVVTQAYNKEEALQVDYNNIDVVLLDLTLLKDEGDEENLNGLEVARHLYKKGLKKIIMLTSWDEKDIILECFDTGVVNYITKTSYRDIPNAIREAFRGKVSLHADVTNVLVGELRKERKIKILTPTEREVYTLREQGLNKSQIADKLYKSVETIKRQLRIIKSKMQ